AGCCCCGGGGGTTGAACCAGTAGCACCTGCAGCAGTtgtgccagcagcagcagcagtagcagctgTATCTCTCGAGGCTGAGCCTGTGGCTGTGGCACTGGTGGTGGGACCCAGCTGTAGGGTTGTGGCGGTGACTGTTCCCACAGGTGTTGGGGCTGATGGTCCCGCGGTGGTAGGAGCAGTGGATGTGAACTTTGTTCCTAAGATGGTGGAATCTGCTGCGCCAGTTGTGACCCCATCAGATGAAGTTGTAGTAGCCACTGCAGTGGTTGTGTCATTGGCTGACTCAGTGGTTTCCTTATTCACTGGGCTAGCGCTCTCAGTGGCTGTGTCAGTTGCTGTTTCCATGGATACAGCAGTGGTGGCAGTGCCAGGCACACGGGCAGTTACAGAGCTTGATGCAGCTGTGGTTCTGAGACTCGATGCAGCTGTGTTTGCGACCGAACCAGAAGCAGTCATAGAAGCTTTGGGTACCTTTGTGGTAGCAGGGGCAAGAGCTGTGGCAGCACTGGCTGATACTGAGGTGGCACCAGCGCTGGGGACATCAATCCCTAGGGTTGTGGAAGGTGTTACAGTGGTGGCTCCAACACTTGTGGAGGCTGCGGCTGTAACAATGGTGGCAGCCACAGCAGAGGATGTGGCACCCGTGTTTGCAGAAGTTGTAATAATGGCTTGAGCAGTGGAATCATCAGGGAGAGTGGCGTTATCCACTGTGTTTGCTTCAACTTCTGAGGCCTCCGTGGTAAAATCAGGTGCAATGGTGGAGGCAGAGGTTAAGAGAGTCATGGAGCCAGCCCCTGGCTTTATGAAGGTGGCAGCACTAGAAGCAGCAAGCTTTTGGGATGTAGATTCCACTGAAGGTGTCACTGAGGCCACCAGAGATGTTGGGACAGTTGTAGTGGAGGCAGCTCCTATTGCTGAGTTAGTAGTTGATGTCACTGTGGTGGCAGTCATTGAGGATAGACTTTCAGGTGTTCTGGTGGCTGCATCTGATCCCTTAGTTCCAGGGGCCGGACCTTTAGTTGTAGTGTTTTCAATGCCCGTTGGCCTTTTTGGAGGTTTAGGCTTATCATAGGATGGCTTTTGAGCCAAAGGAGGTTGGTAATGGTGATGCTGGTGTCCGTGGGAAGGTGGGACATTCGGCCATGGTCTTGGCAGAGGTGGATAGAATTGATGCGTCATTGATGGGCACATATGTGGCGGATTTAGTTGTGCACAAGGAATTTTAATTTGATGATATATAGATGGAACGTGTGCTGGAAATGGTACTAAGACTTGATGTGGATGTCTACTCCGTGCAGCTTGAACAGACGTAGGTCTTTTTGATCTAGATAATCCCATCCTCTTTTTGGAAGATGTAGATTTCCTTTTCTTAGATTGTTTTACAATTTTGTCTCTTCGCAAATTCAAGACCTTCTTGCCAGAGATAGAGGAGGGCATTTCAGatgcattttgatttttctttatggcTGAAGGTGGTTTTGGTGCTGCTACAGTCCATTCTGACTGTTTCTTGAAAGTCGTCTTTGGACTTCTTTTAGACTGTTTTCGAGTTTTGTTTGCCCTCAGTGGAGTATTTTGTCTTGTTAGACCAGATGGATGGGAGCTCAATCCTTTCTTGATAGAagtcagtgtattttttttaggCCCGAGTTGtatactttgttttattgatcctgggatagattttttctttttagttgatGTCCTAGAATTTGAAGATAATTGGCTGGCTGCTTTGTTAGTCAGTACAGGTGGGGCTGAGGCTTGGGAATGGGTTTGTGGTTGCCGACTCGCCTGGGTAGGTGGAGGTCTCCTTTGTGTCGTCCTGGCTGGGGAACTCTGCACTGGTCGACTGTTGATCACCTTTCCTATTGCCTGGCTCCGTGACTGCTGGCTCTCACTGAACTGTAGGGGAAGAGGATAGAGGATATTACCAAATGAAATATTCAATCCATTATTGTCTTCTATTGtcatttaaatgacaaaaaactcTCCTGCTCTTTAGCTTGGAGGTGCTTTGGCTTTGAGTGTCATACaaatttagaattaaatattctataaatttaaaataacaatgcaCAATATGTGGTTGATTAGAGAGAGTATGTAGACATTATTTTCAAAGCTACAGTATTTGCTAAGAAAATTCAtccaaatacaaaaaaacaaaacaaaacaaaactgtaatttGATGAAATCCAATTAGTTGGCTTCCTAAATACCACCAGTAAATTTAAGAAACCTGGGTTTTTCCTTAAAGACGGTGGAGTGAAAAATCATTGTCATGTCCTTTAGGAATTAACCATAGAATCATATGGACAACCATATTACATGAGTCTCAATGAAAGTATTACAGCAAAAGTCCagtttagaaattatataaaagagaaatCTTTGAATGTAGGAAGTTGAATATTTAACAAATCCAACAAAAGACTATTTCCTTGCCTATAAAAGCTTTGTCTGAGGCATTACATACTGTGGGAATAATTCTACAAGAAAATAAtagagatgcagaaaaggaaaggagCCTTGGAGTGAAGAATGGCTGGTTAAATAGAATTGAACAGATGCTTGAAGCACACCTGTAATTCTTTAAAAACTGGATACAATGCTCTCTGATCAAAGAGAGATATAAGGAACTAGTGAATAACAGTACAAAGTTAAATCAAAAGAGTAGaagatggtattttaaaaaaaaactttgcaaGAGATATAAAAGGGAAAAGCAAAGGCCATAAAATTTAAGAGAACCAAGCTCACTAAGAAGAGTATATAAACCTGTTTGAACATGTCATCTTTCAGATCAATCAAATATGTGaaatataacaattaaaaaattagataccAATAGAAGAGACTACCTTCATCTtcactgtgtttttgttttaagtggaAGAACATATTAGCTTGTGACTATGAGAACATAATAAGAAGACTCAGAGGTGGAGTGAACAACAAACTTAAGAGATGCATAAACCCGCTCTCATTTTATACCTCCAGAGGGGAACATCCTTACAATAGAGGTGGGAGGTGAGCATGAACATTGAAGACAAATAGTCTTGGTAATTTCTTTGCAAGTTTAGTTCTATTCATGCAAATTTATTTGGAGATTTTTCTCATATCTTATCCTTCTTAACTAATAGTCATTCTCTTctacttctcttcttctttttctctttacttcctTTCTGTGTTTCCCCTTGTTTAACCCCTTCTCCTCAAATCCCAGGTgattttgaatagacatttccatGGGTGTTAGAAGTAGAAGGTAACTATTTCTGCTTCTTTCCATATCATGTGACTGTACTGGTTTTAGAAGTACAATGCCATAACCTTACTTTGAACCCCATCTCAGTGTTGTGTGGCTCTCAATTTTAGGCACTgtgtttcctcatgtataagacacacatttaaaaaaaaatttggggtctataaaCTGGGTGCATCATATACAGTGATGGTAGAttatttttaacttacatttccTGCTtgttttttgcgctcattgttgaagacagtgatttgtcatcagacacagatgaggacaagctaatggatgggagttttgacagtgatgaggagttgtatgaattttatggtgaatagaacttgaattcaataactgtgtaatacatttttttaattaaggtgcatcttatacatggggaaatatggtagttctagttttcAAGTCTATAGAATCTTACCGGGAGACAAACggcaaagacaaaaataagtcCAGCCAATATTAAAGTCTTCATCCTGTCTTTTTAACCCCTATAagtaaagaaacaagagaaaatatttgttatgtGATTGATAATGAGAGAATGAGTTTTATAGAACTGCTCagtgatacaaaaataaaatgtcagtagcaattttaataataaagcaaaattctttttctaaaattaaacttaaaatatgtatgtgaaattaaaatatatatattttttgaagacaccatcattatttaaaaacactaaaaattagatattttaatttGGTTTGCGAATGAGACTTCTTTAAATTTTCCCCTataaaaatagcttcattttCTATTGGAAATTATATAAGAAATTTCTCACTTATTCATTATCTACTcactgtgtgtgcatgtacatgagtgcacacacacacaaatcctacTTTCCTTACCCTCCCAAATCATAACAGCTGTGACATAAAGAGACTTCTAGGAAAGTATATGATATGTTATTAAGTTGAGTGGTCTCTTTCCGGAACTCAGCTCCTATATGTTTGATGAGTGATATGCTGCACTATGTATTACTGTGTTGCAAGGACAGGTTCCATGAAGTCTTGGGATGATACTATTTGTCtttggttcttcttttccctgcatTTCATATATTTAGTCTACAGGATCCTATACCTGttcttctgaaaatattttataacatagtATTGTGTACTTTGTCTGTTGATAATTTACTTTTAGATGAGGTGCACATCACAATTAAAGGTATCAAATAATCTAATCTGTTTCTGACCTGTATTACTCTAATTCTGAAGAACCCTATCTGTTCTTTTTGATGTAAGATAGTTATATAGGCACAAAGGAGCATGAtgtgaatttattgagatgagtatacagaaaaagaacaataaaaatctcTGACACTAGAATTTTGTaacagaagaataaaaaggaagttGGACCGTTGTACTGATGTTAAGAATTATCTTAGGGAAGCTCAATATAAATGAGATAGTTCTAGCAGCATGTGGCTTGTGAGAATGATGCTGGGATGTTTTGCTTCAATTGCCATCAATGCCAACAGCTAAACTTCTAGGTCATCAGCAGAGAACctctgaaatcatatggtgtttcaGTCTGAGACTGAACTGGATTAGTTTATATCATCATCTTTTCTCATAAAACAGTCTTTTCCAAGTGTTTCCCATGTCAGTGAATGGTACATTATTCAGCAGTAGTTAGTATAAATTGGAATCCTGAGTCGTTTTGACTCTCCTTCCTATTCTCCCATGTCCATCAATCACTAAATCCtctttatattttacttcttaGACAGTGTTTTGAATCAATCAGTTCACTGCTCTTATCTTCACCAAAAGCGTCCTATTCAAGTTCTCGTTGTATCTCACTTGGGCCACTTCTTAACTCAGCATTGTTCCATAAGATGAAGATATAATGTCCCTGACCTCTTGgggttttcattttcatgattaCTAAAATAGTCTCTTAACTGACAAATACTCTTACTTAAAATTAACTGTAATCATTGTGatatttataacatataaaaatgattattataGTTCTCCTGTTAAAACTTTCACCAGTTTCCCATTGCTCTTtattctaaagttaaaaaaaaaaaattcttcaaatgGTTTACAAGAGACCATTGATCTTCAGTCACATCTTTCTTAATCTCACCcatattatgtgtgtgtatgtgtgtaatactctttttttctcaaaGGCCTTTGCATGCATATTCTATTTCAACATTCACTGAAATAAAGGCTTTTGTTCttacatattgaaacaaattcaATCAAGTTAGATAATAATGTGTTTATTATCAATCTAATTCTTATCTTACAGGAGGGAATTCTTTTAGTGTATCACAAAGAgtccatttcttctctctctgtctctctctaactcATTCTCTttggcattttgttttttaaatttattggggtgacattggctaaccAAATCATGtaggttttaggtgcccaattccacACCACCTTACCTGTACACTGtatcgtgtgttcaccaccctacgtctccttctatcaccatttattccccctaccTCCTCTACCTCTTCCACCTACTCCCccggcagtcaccacactgttgtatgtatccatgaatttttttctctctcttctttgctgCTCAGTCTGCCCCCTCCAACTGTCAGCCTGCTCCCTATCCAtcaatttgtttctattttgcttgttcatttttttcattagattccacatatgagcccatctcctttctcttggCTTTTGTGAAACCACCTTATCTTGGCTTTCTTTA
The sequence above is drawn from the Saccopteryx bilineata isolate mSacBil1 chromosome 5, mSacBil1_pri_phased_curated, whole genome shotgun sequence genome and encodes:
- the LOC136306635 gene encoding pneumococcal serine-rich repeat protein-like, giving the protein MEASKKTTQFSESQQSRSQAIGKVINSRPVQSSPARTTQRRPPPTQASRQPQTHSQASAPPVLTNKAASQLSSNSRTSTKKKKSIPGSIKQSIQLGPKKNTLTSIKKGLSSHPSGLTRQNTPLRANKTRKQSKRSPKTTFKKQSEWTVAAPKPPSAIKKNQNASEMPSSISGKKVLNLRRDKIVKQSKKRKSTSSKKRMGLSRSKRPTSVQAARSRHPHQVLVPFPAHVPSIYHQIKIPCAQLNPPHMCPSMTHQFYPPLPRPWPNVPPSHGHQHHHYQPPLAQKPSYDKPKPPKRPTGIENTTTKGPAPGTKGSDAATRTPESLSSMTATTVTSTTNSAIGAASTTTVPTSLVASVTPSVESTSQKLAASSAATFIKPGAGSMTLLTSASTIAPDFTTEASEVEANTVDNATLPDDSTAQAIITTSANTGATSSAVAATIVTAAASTSVGATTVTPSTTLGIDVPSAGATSVSASAATALAPATTKVPKASMTASGSVANTAASSLRTTAASSSVTARVPGTATTAVSMETATDTATESASPVNKETTESANDTTTAVATTTSSDGVTTGAADSTILGTKFTSTAPTTAGPSAPTPVGTVTATTLQLGPTTSATATGSASRDTAATAAAAGTTAAGATGSTPGASASTAEPGVLTSLGGTATQPTRAVTPGEEINAGTTDATATEAATTPTEGATPAPTDATTPAPSADSTTLEAGTTSVTTTEAAASSVDTLPTATTSTIAAATTSFAMTPSASVAITIASTSIPGTATTVPDIIVFTETTTPANETTTNLSANGTSPAASTTTPSGSNSTTVSEALNTKINSTAPESEIPTSTDDINSAPANTTNTAATTTPMESAEPAGISSITPEANASTSGTVAATSPTPTVGTPSATDNSTQSPSATTTTAIRTTNDNNTSS